The Cyclopterus lumpus isolate fCycLum1 chromosome 6, fCycLum1.pri, whole genome shotgun sequence genome contains a region encoding:
- the LOC117731740 gene encoding homeobox protein DBX1-B-like codes for MMFPCSALPPPLYPGLLRPPPALSSPLNRSFHSGFLVEDLLRLSQPVSYIHRTFSSRGPGDILPLSVGPGGPPRASEASTERCVLQSSSLPSRSSPGSAQAACPDSGYLKFGVSAILAPSTRSVQSLQTKSFPLPFFDGGLHPFIRASYFTASSSVVPVPGTFSWPLAPRGKPRRGMLRRAVFSDLQRKALERTFQRQKYISKPDRKKLASKLGLKDSQVKIWFQNRRMKWRNSKERELLSTGGCRQQTLPTKTNPHPDLTDVGSTQCHRLDSHESRLHHHHHHHRHHLSSPSESGKQSELSESDNEEITVS; via the exons ATGATGTTTCCATGCAGcgctctgcctcctcctctgtacCCGGGCTTACTACGTCCACCGCCGGCTCTCTCCTCGCCCCTGAACCGCTCATTCCACTCGGGCTTCCTAGTAGAAGACCTTCTCCGACTGAGCCAGCCGGTCAGCTACATACATAGGACTTTCTCTTCCAGAGGTCCCGGGGACATTCTCCCTCTCAGCGTGGGACCGGGCGGCCCTCCCCGGGCGTCAGAAGCCAGCACAGAGCGCTGTGTGCTGCAGAGCTCCAGCCTGCCGAGCCGCAGTAGCCCCGGCTCTGCGCAGGCTGCCTGCCCGGACTCCGGCTACCTGAAGTTTGGCGTTAGTGCGATACTCGCACCGTCGACAAGGAGCG TCCAGAGTCTTCAGACCAAGTCGTTCCCTTTGCCTTTCTTTGATGGAGGCCTTCATCCTTTCATCAGAGCTTCATATTTCACAG CCTCGTCCTCTGTGGTTCCTGTCCCAGGAACGTTTTCATGGCCCCTGGCCCCCAGAGGGAAACCCAGGAGGGGCATGCTGAGGCGGGCTGTGTTCTCAGACCTCCAGAGGAAAGCCCTGGAGAGAACTTTCCAGAGGCAGAAATACATCAGCAAACCAGACAGGAAGAAACTCGCAAGTAAACTAGGACTTAAAGATTCCCAG GTGAAGATCTGGTTTCAGAACCGCAGGATGAAATGGAGGAACTCCAAAGAGAGGGAGCTGCTGTCGACAGGTGGCTGTCGCCAGCAGACCCTCCCCACCAAAACCAACCCCCACCCAGACCTCACTGATGTGGGCAGCACCCAGTGCCACAGGCTGGACAGCCACGAGTCacgtcttcaccaccaccaccatcaccatcgtcaccatctttcctctccttcagaGTCCGGCAAACAGTCGGAGCTCTCCGAGTCAGACAATGAAGAAATCACCGTGTCATAA